The Paeniglutamicibacter sulfureus genome includes a region encoding these proteins:
- a CDS encoding HNH endonuclease signature motif containing protein, which translates to MDTPAGIIDSALAALGGALGTGTGASSGPGTAVDPLRLLAAVDLVARRLLEQGAASAAGSPVRAAALAQLAERLFRTGSYGQVLAAGTCEAAEVHTLTEAPLAETNQVLKDAAGFAAGTSGLPADAVTGPDRKPLHRDTAEFLKNQLHLSYFQASHRVSTHARLLEHKGPDGTTLPPTFPQLGRALAGGSSDPKILANTAAKLVALAPSLEAQPDPEKARTALEEQVARTLHTADEAAVGRLLKQVAIDLEHTSVEGQEAARARFEGLRFRCHKPAGYIWELTTDAEGHEMLCTLADDLNNPRTDSGTPATPETVSRPALFDEAAIPGTANGAEAIERAEDAEDASEIPAWAVNPDVPAGQRPRAGFNDVGKPLPCANPYGLPENDRYPGETRDEANARRRAQRLSGALLEALRSWMDPAAAQPGMPLNSRVELLVMIDYAALTGALETAGFTSHGQYISAAAARRLACNAGITPVVMGGEGQPLDVGRRKRFFTKGQRRAIAARDRGCANPGCSMPVHRCEAHHLKSFSEGGKTEVSNGLLLCIRCHTAFHAGHFGIRVVAGIPHVVLPASRDPLQRPRRNWVFHPEAAAA; encoded by the coding sequence ATGGACACACCGGCCGGCATCATCGACTCGGCCCTCGCCGCACTCGGCGGGGCTTTGGGGACGGGCACCGGAGCATCTTCCGGTCCCGGCACCGCCGTCGATCCACTGCGGCTGTTGGCCGCCGTCGACTTGGTCGCCCGCCGCCTGCTGGAGCAGGGGGCCGCCTCCGCGGCCGGCTCCCCGGTCCGGGCCGCCGCGTTGGCGCAACTGGCCGAACGCCTCTTCCGCACCGGGTCCTACGGGCAGGTCCTGGCCGCCGGCACCTGCGAGGCCGCCGAGGTGCACACCCTTACCGAAGCGCCGCTGGCCGAAACGAACCAGGTGCTGAAAGACGCGGCCGGCTTTGCCGCCGGCACCAGCGGCCTGCCGGCGGATGCAGTGACCGGCCCCGATCGAAAGCCCCTGCATCGCGACACCGCCGAGTTCCTCAAGAACCAACTGCACCTGAGTTATTTCCAGGCCTCCCACCGCGTTAGCACCCACGCCCGGCTTTTGGAGCACAAGGGCCCGGACGGCACCACGCTGCCGCCGACCTTCCCGCAGCTGGGCCGGGCGCTGGCCGGCGGTTCCTCGGATCCAAAGATCCTGGCCAACACAGCGGCGAAGCTCGTCGCGCTGGCACCGTCCCTGGAGGCGCAACCGGATCCGGAGAAGGCCCGCACCGCGCTGGAGGAGCAAGTTGCCCGCACCCTGCACACCGCCGACGAGGCCGCGGTAGGCAGGCTCCTGAAGCAGGTAGCCATCGACCTTGAACACACCAGCGTCGAGGGGCAGGAGGCCGCAAGGGCCCGATTCGAGGGGCTGCGCTTTCGCTGCCACAAACCCGCCGGGTACATCTGGGAGCTCACCACGGATGCCGAGGGCCACGAAATGCTCTGCACCCTGGCCGACGACCTGAACAATCCCCGTACCGACTCCGGCACTCCAGCCACCCCGGAAACCGTCTCCCGGCCGGCACTCTTTGACGAGGCGGCAATCCCGGGCACGGCAAACGGCGCCGAAGCCATTGAACGCGCCGAGGACGCCGAAGACGCTTCCGAGATTCCCGCCTGGGCCGTCAACCCCGATGTCCCCGCCGGGCAGCGCCCCCGGGCCGGATTCAACGATGTCGGCAAGCCACTGCCATGCGCCAACCCTTACGGCCTGCCCGAGAACGACCGATACCCCGGCGAGACCCGAGACGAAGCCAACGCCAGGCGCCGCGCCCAACGCCTCTCGGGTGCACTTCTCGAGGCCCTGCGCTCCTGGATGGACCCCGCGGCCGCGCAGCCCGGGATGCCGTTGAACTCCCGCGTCGAATTGTTGGTCATGATCGACTATGCCGCGCTCACCGGGGCCCTGGAAACCGCCGGGTTCACCAGCCACGGGCAGTACATCTCCGCCGCCGCTGCCCGCCGCCTGGCCTGCAACGCCGGGATTACCCCGGTGGTCATGGGTGGGGAGGGCCAGCCCCTGGATGTGGGCCGACGCAAACGCTTCTTCACCAAGGGCCAGAGGCGCGCCATCGCCGCCCGCGACCGAGGCTGCGCCAACCCCGGCTGTTCCATGCCCGTCCACCGCTGCGAGGCCCACCACCTCAAGTCCTTCTCCGAAGGCGGAAAGACAGAAGTCAGTAACGGTTTGTTGCTCTGCATCCGGTGCCACACCGCCTTCCACGCGGGGCACTTCGGCATCCGGGTCGTAGCCGGCATTCCACATGTCGTCCTTCCCGCATCGCGCGACCCGCTCCAAAGACCCAGGCGGAACTGGGTCTTCCATCCCGAAGCCGCAGCCGCCTGA
- a CDS encoding glyoxalase codes for MAASRGTLGRLFEELGYTAGVCWKGGTSYVGAHDYIVLESGPYVLDEPHRRKAPGVNHLAGSAGSRRRVDALTWQAQSRGFVLLFAEAHPYAGGPARYASYLEHPAGFENELVADIAGTDGPDIAEPDAASSNPAS; via the coding sequence ATGGCCGCGTCCCGGGGCACTCTCGGCCGGCTGTTCGAGGAACTTGGCTACACGGCTGGGGTTTGCTGGAAGGGCGGAACCAGCTACGTCGGGGCGCATGACTACATTGTGCTGGAATCGGGCCCCTATGTGCTCGACGAGCCCCATCGAAGGAAGGCACCAGGCGTCAACCACCTGGCCGGCTCAGCCGGATCGCGCCGAAGGGTCGACGCACTCACTTGGCAGGCCCAGTCCCGCGGCTTCGTCTTGCTCTTTGCCGAGGCACACCCGTATGCGGGTGGCCCGGCACGCTACGCGTCCTATCTGGAGCATCCGGCCGGGTTTGAAAACGAGCTGGTTGCCGATATAGCGGGGACCGATGGACCCGACATCGCCGAACCCGACGCGGCAAGTTCCAATCCCGCAAGCTAG
- a CDS encoding zinc ribbon domain-containing protein codes for MAKAAPAEQLRLLDVAALDSQATKLTRQIAEATADAQLAAAQVALEEARAAQDEVQIEVDAAAAALKESELAVEKVVAHIGKDQKRIDAGAGTHQDLMALSHEIDSLTVRRNDLEDTELELMSALEEVQERAAEAQARTATRADEHAKHLARRDAAVALLQDQLAESRDARARLVATFDEALIAIYERLRTRNGIGAARLFHGTSEASGIALSAGDLGEIKAAPADELVFCPDTGAILVRSEEWGA; via the coding sequence ATGGCAAAGGCAGCACCGGCGGAACAGCTTCGACTCTTGGACGTGGCAGCGCTCGATTCGCAGGCCACCAAGCTCACCCGCCAGATCGCCGAGGCCACCGCGGATGCACAACTTGCCGCGGCCCAGGTTGCCCTCGAGGAGGCCCGAGCCGCACAGGACGAGGTGCAGATCGAGGTCGACGCCGCAGCGGCAGCACTCAAGGAATCCGAGTTGGCCGTGGAAAAGGTCGTGGCCCACATCGGCAAGGACCAGAAGCGCATCGATGCCGGCGCCGGTACGCACCAAGACCTGATGGCGCTGTCACACGAAATCGACTCGCTCACCGTCCGTCGAAACGACCTTGAAGACACCGAGCTTGAGCTCATGTCGGCTCTCGAGGAGGTGCAGGAGCGGGCCGCGGAGGCGCAGGCCCGTACTGCCACCCGAGCCGACGAGCACGCGAAGCACCTGGCGCGCCGCGATGCCGCCGTTGCCTTGCTGCAGGACCAGCTTGCCGAATCCCGGGACGCCCGCGCCAGGCTGGTGGCCACCTTCGATGAAGCACTCATCGCCATCTACGAGAGGTTGCGCACCCGCAACGGCATCGGCGCGGCCCGCCTCTTCCACGGCACCTCCGAGGCCAGCGGCATTGCTCTGTCCGCGGGCGACCTGGGGGAAATCAAGGCTGCGCCGGCCGATGAGCTGGTCTTCTGCCCCGACACCGGAGCCATCCTGGTGCGCAGTGAAGAATGGGGAGCATAG